AAGAAGCCACCCCCCATCTCCATCGAAGCGCTCAGACAATCAGAGCGTTAGGAAAAAAAGTCGGTATATCAATCAACCCCGGAACTCCTACCAACACACTCGATGAGATACTTGAGTATGTGGATTTGATACTATTGATGACGGTTAACCCCGGCTTTGGCGGCCAAATGTTCATCCCTAGCATGCTTCTTAAGATTGAGAAGTTAAGACAGACGTTAGATGAGCGTGGTTTAGAGAACGTTGAGATAGAGGTTGATGGAGGGATCGATCACAAAACAGCCCCCTCCGTAGTTAAGGCCGGCGCCACCGCCCTTGTAGCCGGTTCTGCTGTCTTTTCAGACAAGTCCAGCATTGCTGCAAATATGCAACGTCTTCTTGCAGTGGTATAAAGACATTCAACTATTATTGAAAACCCCAGCGCGGAATACCGTGCTGGGGTTTTATACTCTTCACTATTAAAACTGGTCAGATGCCAAAACAGATAATGATTTTATTGCGTACGCTTACCGTTTACTTTGGTGGTAGATATTAGCGTCTTAGAGTACTTCCACAGCCAACCAGTTGCCCCCTTGACCCAAGTGTCTTCGGAAACATCATCAATTTCCAATTTATTTAATTTCTTAGTTCCGGGGTCAATTATAGTAAGAACAGCATGCGTTTTTGTTTTCAAGTTAGCAGTGCTGTCTTTTAAGCTAAGAGTCGAAATCGTTGTGGTGATACTGATTGACTTCGCAGTTTGGATA
The window above is part of the bacterium genome. Proteins encoded here:
- the rpe gene encoding ribulose-phosphate 3-epimerase, which codes for MPTDSRVKIAPSILAADFARLGEQITQAEEAGADRIHIDVMDGVFVPNISIGIPIVQSVRRITRLPLETHLMIVHPENFIDEFIEAGSDTIIFHQEATPHLHRSAQTIRALGKKVGISINPGTPTNTLDEILEYVDLILLMTVNPGFGGQMFIPSMLLKIEKLRQTLDERGLENVEIEVDGGIDHKTAPSVVKAGATALVAGSAVFSDKSSIAANMQRLLAVV